The following is a genomic window from Gymnodinialimonas ceratoperidinii.
GGCAGCCAATCCGAGCGGGTGGAGCGCATCGCGGCACTGGCCCGCGAAATCGCACCGCTGGTCGATGCAGACCCCACCGCCGCCGAGACCGCCGCGCGGATCGCCAAGGCCGACCTCAGCTCGGAAATGGTCTACGAGTTTCCTGAACTGCAGGGCACCATGGGCAAGTATTACGCGCTGGAAGCGGGCCTCGACCCGGCCATTGCTGCCGTGGCGGAAGAGCATTACGCCCCCCTCGGCCCCACCGACGACGTGCCGACCGCTCCCCTGTCGGTCGCCGTTGCGCTCGCCGACAAGCTGGACCTGCTGACGGGCTTCTGGGCCATCGACGAGAAACCCACCGGCTCGAAAGACCCCTTCGCGCTGCGTCGCGCGGCCCTGGGCGTGATCCGCATCGTTCTGGATGGCGGGCTGCGCCTCTCGTTGAGGCCACTTGTCACCCATCAACTGGCGCTGCACGGGCTGACCGCAGAGGGTGAGGACGCCGGCAAGGTAACGGCGCTTGCCCACGACCTCCTCTCCTTCTTCCACGACCGCCTGAAGGTTCACCTGAAGGCCGAAAACATCCGCCATGACGTCATCGACGCGGCGCTCTCGATGGAGCCTGTCGACGACATCGCCCTCGTCGTGGCCCGCGCCCGCGCGTTGCAGGCTTTCCTCGACACCGGCGATGGCGAAAACCTGATCCAGGGGTATAAGCGCTCCGCCAACATCCTCGCACAGGCCGAGGAGAAGGATGGCGTGGAGTATCGGTTCGGCGCGGACGTCAAATATGCCGAGTCGGCGGAGGAGAAGGCCCTCTTCGCCGCCTTGGCCACCGCGCGCGAGGCCATCGTGCCTGCTGTGAAGGATGAGCGGTTCGAGGAAGCAATGGGCGAAATGGCCAAGCTGCGCGCGCCGATCGACGCGTTCTTCGAGGCGGTTCAGGTCAATGCCGACAGCGATATCATCCGCCGCAACCGGTTGAACTTGCTGCACGATATCACCCAGATCTGCGGCGCGGTCGCCGACCTGTCCCGGATCGAGGGCTGAGAGGCCGCATACGCCGCAGCGCAGCAACATTTCGTGTAAATCTGTCACAAACCTGTCCGGTTAACTGGACAGTCATGGCTCGGGCTGTATCCTTCGCGCAACTGAACCCGGAGGCGAGCCTATGCTCACCACGCCTGACTTTGCCGAGATCACCCCGACAGCCGCCATCCGCAAGGACCGGCACGGGAACCGTGCAAAATGTCTGCAGCGGCTGGTGCGGCTCGATATGCCGGTGCCGCCGACGGTGGCGCTCAGCTTCGACACAGTGCGCGCGATTGCCGATGGGCGGATGCCGGATCTGGAGGCGCTTGTCGGGCTGTTCGGCCCCGGCGCGCTGCTCTCCGTGCGCTCCTCGTCCGAGACACCTGACTGGGGCGGGCCCGGCACGATCCTGAACGTCGGCATGTGCGACGCGACCGCCGATGCGCTGGCCGAGACCCATGGCCCCGACGTGGCGGGCGCCGTCTATACACGCTTCATTCGCTCCTACGCGGTCCATGTGCACCGGCTGGATGCGGACGATTTTGAGGGCCCCATCACCCCCCGTCTGGCGAAAGCCGCTTATGAAGCCGAGATGGAAGAGCCCTTTCCGCAAGACCCCACCGTGCAATTGGCCGAGGTCCTGCGCTCCATGGCGCGGGCTTGGGAAGGCACGACGGCGCGGCTCTTGCGGCAGGCCCAAGGTGCGCCGGCGGATGCGGGTCTGGGCCTCGTAGTACAAAAGATGGCGCTTGGCCCGGCGCAGGGCATATCCGGTGCTGGCGTCGTGCAGTTCATCAGCTCCGACACCGGCGAGCCGCAGATCACCGGGCGCTATCTGCCGCGTGGTCAGGGGCGGCAGGCGCTGACGGAAGGAGCCGCGCAATTCATCGAAAGCGATCCCCGCGGCCCGGCGCTGGAAGATGTCGCGCCCGAGCAGGTTCAGGCACTCCGCGACGCCCACGGGCTGATGCGCAAGCGCCTGCGCGAAGAAATGCAGATCGAGTTCACGCTGATGGATGGTGAGCTGTCGATCCTTGATGCCGTGCGCACCCCGCGTTCCGCCCGCGCCGAAGTCGCGGTAGCCGTGGCGCTGGCCGAAAGCAAGGTGATCCCGCGGGAGGAGGCGTTGAACCGCATCCCGCCCTATACGCTCAACGGGCTCTTGCACCGGCAGGTCAAGGCAGGCGCCGACCGCGACGTTCTGACCACGGGCATTCCGGCCGCGCCGGGTGCGGCCACCGGCAAGATCGTGTTCTCCACCACGGCCGCCACCGCCTCTGCCGCGCGCGGAGAGCCCTGTATCCTCGTGCGTCGGGAAACCTCGCCCGAGGATATTCGAGGGATGCACGCGGCGCAGGCGATCCTGACGGAACGGGGCGGCGTGACCTCCCACGCCGCCGTGATCGCGCGCGGTCTGGGCCTGCCTTGCGTGGCAGGCGCGACAAGCCTGCAGCTGGACCCCCGCAAGAAGACCATTACGGTGCCGGGCCGCAGGGTGTTCCACGAGGGGGACATCATCACGCTGGACGGCTCCTCCGGCGAGGTTCTGGTCGGCGCGGCCGAGATGATCGAACCGGCCCTCGGCGGCGCTTTCGCCAAGCTGATGGAATGGGCCGATGATGCGCGCGATATCGGTATCCGGGTGAACGCCGATACGCCCGAGGACGCTGCGATGGCGCAGCGCTTCGGGGTTGACGGCATCGGCCTCTGCCGGACTGAGCACATGTTCTTCGACGCCATCCGCATGACCGTGATGCGCGAGATGATCTTTGCCGAGAACGCGCAGGACCGGGCAGCGTCGCTCGACCGCCTCCTGCCGATGCAGCGCGAAGATTTCATCAAGCTGTTCGAGTTGATGAAGGGCCAACCGGTCACCATCCGGTTATTCGACCCGCCCCTGCACGAATTCCTCCCCCGCGATCGGGAGGGGATCCGGGCCCTCGCCGAAGCGCTGGATCTGCCCGTCAGCCGCGTGGCGCAGCGAATCGAGGCATTGCAGGAATTCAACCCGATGCTCGGGATGCGCGGCGTGAGGCTCGGCATTACCGTGCCGGAAATCTACGAAATGCAGGCCCGCGCGATCTTCGAGGCGACCGTGGCATCGTCCGAGAAAGGCGCGGCCATCGTGCCCGAGATCATGATCCCGCTGGTCACCGCGTGTCGTGAAGTCGAGATCGTGAAATCGGCCATCGACGGCATCGCAGCCGAAGTGCGCACCAAGTCCGGGGTGGATTTTACCTACCGCCTGGGCGTCATGGTCGAGACCCCGAGGGCCGCTCTGCGTGCCGGTGAGATCGCCGAGCATTCAGCGTTTTTGTCCTTTGGCACCAACGACTTGACCCAGATGACCTACGGTCTCAGCCGCGATGATGCCGGGCGTTTCATGTCGGCTTATGTGCAGCAGGGTGTCTTCTCGGAGGACCCGTTCCGCCAGCTTGACGTCGATGGCGTGGGAGAGCTGGTTCTGCTCGGCGCCGAAAGAGGGCGCGCCGCGCGACCCGAGCTGACCCTCGCCCTGTGTGGAGAACACGGGGGCCACCCGGAGTCGGTCGACTTCTCGCGCCGTGCGGGCTTCGACTATGTCTCCTGCTCGCCGTACCGCGTGCCGGTCGCGAAGCTGGCGGCTGCGCAATTTGCCATTCGTGACAAAGGCTTGGCTCTCGACGTTAAAGTTTAGCTTTAACGTCAGACGCTATATCTAGGGGGTCCGAAACCGTGTTCCGCTGGAATTAGGGTCAATTTTGCTTCTTTGTTAATCTGAGTTAACTACGCCCGCGAAATGGATGGTCAGGACCCGCGACAGAATGGGACCGGCCAATTCCCTGGAAGGGTAAGATTATGACGGTACGGTTTTTGTCCGCGCTCGGCGCGGGCATTTTGGCGTTGTGCGCCGGCACGGGCGCGGGCGCACAGAACCTCTCGGAAACGGACGTGACATTGGGCACCTCGGCAGCCGATCAAGGGCTTTCGGGAGTTCTGGATCAGCTGATGGGGATGGAGGCGGCATCGCTGTCCGCCCTGAACGCCAGCCGCCTGCGCCAGATCGGCTCTGCCTACGAGGGCGAGGGCGCACAGGATGACAGCCGCATCATGGAAGCGGCCGAGCTGGACGCCCTGCGAGCGCCTGAAGGTGACGCGGAATGGCAGTGCCTGACCCAAGCGCTCTATTTCGAGGCGCGCGGCGAGCCGATCATCGGCCAATATGCCGTGGCCGAAGTGATCCTGAACCGCGTCGACGCGGCGAACTATCCCGACACGATCTGCGGCGTGATCACGCAAGGCACGGGCCGCCGTTTCGCGTGCCAGTTCACCTACACCTGCGACGGGCTCTCGGACGAGATGACGGAGACGGCCGCGATGCACCGCCTCGGCCATATCGCACGCATCATGATGGACGGCGCCCCCCGCGATCTGACCGAGGGCGCGACCCACTACCATGCCGATTGGGTCAGCCCCCGTTGGGCGCGGGTCTATCCGCAGACCGCCTCGATCGGCATTCACCAGTTCTACCGCCAACAGTACTGAGCGTCCCTCGGACCGGTCGATCCTTGGGGTCGGCGGGTCGGGTTTGGACGGGTCAACGCCGCAAGCTGGCCCTTGCGGCGTGGTCTTGGCGTGTTAGACGACCTCATCCCAACTCGAGGCCACGCGCATGTCGGACGAGATTTCCCAAGCTTTT
Proteins encoded in this region:
- a CDS encoding putative PEP-binding protein; translation: MLTTPDFAEITPTAAIRKDRHGNRAKCLQRLVRLDMPVPPTVALSFDTVRAIADGRMPDLEALVGLFGPGALLSVRSSSETPDWGGPGTILNVGMCDATADALAETHGPDVAGAVYTRFIRSYAVHVHRLDADDFEGPITPRLAKAAYEAEMEEPFPQDPTVQLAEVLRSMARAWEGTTARLLRQAQGAPADAGLGLVVQKMALGPAQGISGAGVVQFISSDTGEPQITGRYLPRGQGRQALTEGAAQFIESDPRGPALEDVAPEQVQALRDAHGLMRKRLREEMQIEFTLMDGELSILDAVRTPRSARAEVAVAVALAESKVIPREEALNRIPPYTLNGLLHRQVKAGADRDVLTTGIPAAPGAATGKIVFSTTAATASAARGEPCILVRRETSPEDIRGMHAAQAILTERGGVTSHAAVIARGLGLPCVAGATSLQLDPRKKTITVPGRRVFHEGDIITLDGSSGEVLVGAAEMIEPALGGAFAKLMEWADDARDIGIRVNADTPEDAAMAQRFGVDGIGLCRTEHMFFDAIRMTVMREMIFAENAQDRAASLDRLLPMQREDFIKLFELMKGQPVTIRLFDPPLHEFLPRDREGIRALAEALDLPVSRVAQRIEALQEFNPMLGMRGVRLGITVPEIYEMQARAIFEATVASSEKGAAIVPEIMIPLVTACREVEIVKSAIDGIAAEVRTKSGVDFTYRLGVMVETPRAALRAGEIAEHSAFLSFGTNDLTQMTYGLSRDDAGRFMSAYVQQGVFSEDPFRQLDVDGVGELVLLGAERGRAARPELTLALCGEHGGHPESVDFSRRAGFDYVSCSPYRVPVAKLAAAQFAIRDKGLALDVKV
- a CDS encoding cell wall hydrolase, which produces MTVRFLSALGAGILALCAGTGAGAQNLSETDVTLGTSAADQGLSGVLDQLMGMEAASLSALNASRLRQIGSAYEGEGAQDDSRIMEAAELDALRAPEGDAEWQCLTQALYFEARGEPIIGQYAVAEVILNRVDAANYPDTICGVITQGTGRRFACQFTYTCDGLSDEMTETAAMHRLGHIARIMMDGAPRDLTEGATHYHADWVSPRWARVYPQTASIGIHQFYRQQY